The following coding sequences are from one Rattus norvegicus strain BN/NHsdMcwi chromosome 11, GRCr8, whole genome shotgun sequence window:
- the Alcam gene encoding CD166 antigen isoform X2, with the protein MASKGSPSCRLVFCLLISAAVLRPGLGWYTVNSAYGDTIVMPCRLDVPQNLMFGKWKYEKPDGSPVFIAFRSSTKKSVQYDDVPEYKDRLSLSENYTLSINNAKISDEKRFVCMLVTEDNVFEAPTLVKVFKQPSKPEIVNRAAFLETEQLKKLGDCISRDSYPDGNITWYRNGKVLQPVDGEVSILFKKEIDPGTQLYTMTSSLEYKTTKSDIQMPFTCSVTYYGPSGQKTIYSEQAIFDIYYPTEQVTIQVLPPKNAIKEGDNITLQCLGNGNPPPEEFMFYLPGQAEGIRSSNTYTLTDVRRNATGDYKCSLIDQRNMAASTTITVHYLDLSLNPSGEVTKQIGDTLPVSCTISASRNATVVWMKDNIRLRSSPSFSSLHYQDAGNYVCETALQEVEGLKKRESLTLIVEGKPQIKMTKKTDPSGLSKTIICHVEGFPKPAIQWTITGSGSVINQAKESPYINGRYYSKIIISPEENVTLTCTAENQLERTVNSLNVSANENREKVNDQAKLIVGIVVGLLLAALVAGVVYWLYMKKSKTASKHVNKDLGNMEENKKLEENNHKTEA; encoded by the exons GAAAAGCCTGATGGGTCCCCAGTATTTATTGCATTCAGATCTTCTACAAAGAAAAGTGTGCAGTATGATGATGTACCAGAGTACAAGGACAgactgagcctctcagaaaaCTACACTCTGTCTATCAACAATGCAAAGATCAGTGACGAAAAGAGATTTGTGTGCATGCTAGTGACCGAGGACAACGTGTTTGAGGCACCTACCCTGGTCAAGGTGTTCA AGCAACCATCTAAACCTGAAATTGTAAACAGAGCAGCGTTTCTTGAAACAGAGCAGCTAAAAAAG TTAGGTGACTGCATTTCAAGAGACAGTTACCCAGACGGCAACATCACGTGGTATAGGAATGGGAAAGTGCTACAGCCTGTTGATGGAG AGGTGtccatactttttaaaaaggaaattgatCCAGGTACTCAGTTGTATACCATGACTTCCTCCTTGGAGTACAAGACAACCAAGTCTGACATACAAATGCCATTCACCTGTTCTGTGACATATTATGGACCTTCGGGCCAGAAAACAATTTATTCTGAACAAGCAATCTTTGATATTTACT ATCCTACAGAGCAGGTGACAATACAAGTACTGCCACCAAAAAATGCCATCAAAGAAGGGGACAACATCACCCTTCAGTGCTTGGGGAATGGCAACCCACCTCCTGAGGAGTTCATGTTTTACTTACCA GGGCAGGCTGAAGGCATAAGAAGCTCAAACACTTACACACTGACAGACGTGAGACGCAATGCCACCGGGGACTACAAATGTTCTCTCATCGACCAAAGAAACATGGCAGCTTCAACAACCATCACTGTTCACT ACTTGGATTTATCCTTAAACCCAAGTGGGGAAGTGACCAAGCAGATCGGTGATACCCTGCCTGTGTCTTGCACAATATCTGCAAGTAGGAATGCAACTGTGGTGTGGATGAAG GATAACATCAGGCTCCGATCTAGTCCATCCTTTTCTAGTCTTCATTATCAGGATGCTGGGAACTATGTCTGTGAAACTGCTCTTCAGGAGGttgagggactgaagaaaagggagTCGCTGACCCTCATCGTAGAAG GAAAACCTcaaatcaaaatgacaaagaaaactGATCCCAGTGGACTGTCTAAGACTATAATCTGCCATGTGGAAGGGTTTCCAAAGCCAGCTATACAGTGGACCATTACCGGCAGTGGAAGCGTCATAAACCAAGcaa AGGAGTCTCCTTATATTAATGGCAGGTATTATAGTAAAATTATCATTTCCCCTGAGGAGAATGTTACATTAACTTGCACAGCAGAAAACCAACTGGAGAGAACAGTAAACTCCCTGAATGTCTCTGCGA ATGAAAACAGAGAAAAGGTGAATGACCAGGCCAAACTAATTGTGGGCATTGTGGTTGGTCTCCTCCTCGCCGCCCTCGTCGCCGGTGTCGTCTACTGGCTGTACATGAAGAAATCGAA AACTGCATCAAAACATGTAAACAAGGACCTTGGTAATATGGAGGAGAATAAAAAGctagaagaaaacaatcacaaaacAGAAGCCTAA
- the Alcam gene encoding CD166 antigen precursor has protein sequence MASKGSPSCRLVFCLLISAAVLRPGLGWYTVNSAYGDTIVMPCRLDVPQNLMFGKWKYEKPDGSPVFIAFRSSTKKSVQYDDVPEYKDRLSLSENYTLSINNAKISDEKRFVCMLVTEDNVFEAPTLVKVFKQPSKPEIVNRAAFLETEQLKKLGDCISRDSYPDGNITWYRNGKVLQPVDGEVSILFKKEIDPGTQLYTMTSSLEYKTTKSDIQMPFTCSVTYYGPSGQKTIYSEQAIFDIYYPTEQVTIQVLPPKNAIKEGDNITLQCLGNGNPPPEEFMFYLPGQAEGIRSSNTYTLTDVRRNATGDYKCSLIDQRNMAASTTITVHYLDLSLNPSGEVTKQIGDTLPVSCTISASRNATVVWMKDNIRLRSSPSFSSLHYQDAGNYVCETALQEVEGLKKRESLTLIVEGKPQIKMTKKTDPSGLSKTIICHVEGFPKPAIQWTITGSGSVINQTEESPYINGRYYSKIIISPEENVTLTCTAENQLERTVNSLNVSAISIPEHDEADDISDENREKVNDQAKLIVGIVVGLLLAALVAGVVYWLYMKKSKTASKHVNKDLGNMEENKKLEENNHKTEA, from the exons GAAAAGCCTGATGGGTCCCCAGTATTTATTGCATTCAGATCTTCTACAAAGAAAAGTGTGCAGTATGATGATGTACCAGAGTACAAGGACAgactgagcctctcagaaaaCTACACTCTGTCTATCAACAATGCAAAGATCAGTGACGAAAAGAGATTTGTGTGCATGCTAGTGACCGAGGACAACGTGTTTGAGGCACCTACCCTGGTCAAGGTGTTCA AGCAACCATCTAAACCTGAAATTGTAAACAGAGCAGCGTTTCTTGAAACAGAGCAGCTAAAAAAG TTAGGTGACTGCATTTCAAGAGACAGTTACCCAGACGGCAACATCACGTGGTATAGGAATGGGAAAGTGCTACAGCCTGTTGATGGAG AGGTGtccatactttttaaaaaggaaattgatCCAGGTACTCAGTTGTATACCATGACTTCCTCCTTGGAGTACAAGACAACCAAGTCTGACATACAAATGCCATTCACCTGTTCTGTGACATATTATGGACCTTCGGGCCAGAAAACAATTTATTCTGAACAAGCAATCTTTGATATTTACT ATCCTACAGAGCAGGTGACAATACAAGTACTGCCACCAAAAAATGCCATCAAAGAAGGGGACAACATCACCCTTCAGTGCTTGGGGAATGGCAACCCACCTCCTGAGGAGTTCATGTTTTACTTACCA GGGCAGGCTGAAGGCATAAGAAGCTCAAACACTTACACACTGACAGACGTGAGACGCAATGCCACCGGGGACTACAAATGTTCTCTCATCGACCAAAGAAACATGGCAGCTTCAACAACCATCACTGTTCACT ACTTGGATTTATCCTTAAACCCAAGTGGGGAAGTGACCAAGCAGATCGGTGATACCCTGCCTGTGTCTTGCACAATATCTGCAAGTAGGAATGCAACTGTGGTGTGGATGAAG GATAACATCAGGCTCCGATCTAGTCCATCCTTTTCTAGTCTTCATTATCAGGATGCTGGGAACTATGTCTGTGAAACTGCTCTTCAGGAGGttgagggactgaagaaaagggagTCGCTGACCCTCATCGTAGAAG GAAAACCTcaaatcaaaatgacaaagaaaactGATCCCAGTGGACTGTCTAAGACTATAATCTGCCATGTGGAAGGGTTTCCAAAGCCAGCTATACAGTGGACCATTACCGGCAGTGGAAGCGTCATAAACCAA aCAGAGGAGTCTCCTTATATTAATGGCAGGTATTATAGTAAAATTATCATTTCCCCTGAGGAGAATGTTACATTAACTTGCACAGCAGAAAACCAACTGGAGAGAACAGTAAACTCCCTGAATGTCTCTGCGA TAAGTATTCCAGAACACGATGAGGCAGACGATATAAGTG ATGAAAACAGAGAAAAGGTGAATGACCAGGCCAAACTAATTGTGGGCATTGTGGTTGGTCTCCTCCTCGCCGCCCTCGTCGCCGGTGTCGTCTACTGGCTGTACATGAAGAAATCGAA AACTGCATCAAAACATGTAAACAAGGACCTTGGTAATATGGAGGAGAATAAAAAGctagaagaaaacaatcacaaaacAGAAGCCTAA
- the Alcam gene encoding CD166 antigen isoform X1, which translates to MASKGSPSCRLVFCLLISAAVLRPGLGWYTVNSAYGDTIVMPCRLDVPQNLMFGKWKYEKPDGSPVFIAFRSSTKKSVQYDDVPEYKDRLSLSENYTLSINNAKISDEKRFVCMLVTEDNVFEAPTLVKVFKQPSKPEIVNRAAFLETEQLKKLGDCISRDSYPDGNITWYRNGKVLQPVDGEVSILFKKEIDPGTQLYTMTSSLEYKTTKSDIQMPFTCSVTYYGPSGQKTIYSEQAIFDIYYPTEQVTIQVLPPKNAIKEGDNITLQCLGNGNPPPEEFMFYLPGQAEGIRSSNTYTLTDVRRNATGDYKCSLIDQRNMAASTTITVHYLDLSLNPSGEVTKQIGDTLPVSCTISASRNATVVWMKDNIRLRSSPSFSSLHYQDAGNYVCETALQEVEGLKKRESLTLIVEGKPQIKMTKKTDPSGLSKTIICHVEGFPKPAIQWTITGSGSVINQAKESPYINGRYYSKIIISPEENVTLTCTAENQLERTVNSLNVSAISIPEHDEADDISDENREKVNDQAKLIVGIVVGLLLAALVAGVVYWLYMKKSKTASKHVNKDLGNMEENKKLEENNHKTEA; encoded by the exons GAAAAGCCTGATGGGTCCCCAGTATTTATTGCATTCAGATCTTCTACAAAGAAAAGTGTGCAGTATGATGATGTACCAGAGTACAAGGACAgactgagcctctcagaaaaCTACACTCTGTCTATCAACAATGCAAAGATCAGTGACGAAAAGAGATTTGTGTGCATGCTAGTGACCGAGGACAACGTGTTTGAGGCACCTACCCTGGTCAAGGTGTTCA AGCAACCATCTAAACCTGAAATTGTAAACAGAGCAGCGTTTCTTGAAACAGAGCAGCTAAAAAAG TTAGGTGACTGCATTTCAAGAGACAGTTACCCAGACGGCAACATCACGTGGTATAGGAATGGGAAAGTGCTACAGCCTGTTGATGGAG AGGTGtccatactttttaaaaaggaaattgatCCAGGTACTCAGTTGTATACCATGACTTCCTCCTTGGAGTACAAGACAACCAAGTCTGACATACAAATGCCATTCACCTGTTCTGTGACATATTATGGACCTTCGGGCCAGAAAACAATTTATTCTGAACAAGCAATCTTTGATATTTACT ATCCTACAGAGCAGGTGACAATACAAGTACTGCCACCAAAAAATGCCATCAAAGAAGGGGACAACATCACCCTTCAGTGCTTGGGGAATGGCAACCCACCTCCTGAGGAGTTCATGTTTTACTTACCA GGGCAGGCTGAAGGCATAAGAAGCTCAAACACTTACACACTGACAGACGTGAGACGCAATGCCACCGGGGACTACAAATGTTCTCTCATCGACCAAAGAAACATGGCAGCTTCAACAACCATCACTGTTCACT ACTTGGATTTATCCTTAAACCCAAGTGGGGAAGTGACCAAGCAGATCGGTGATACCCTGCCTGTGTCTTGCACAATATCTGCAAGTAGGAATGCAACTGTGGTGTGGATGAAG GATAACATCAGGCTCCGATCTAGTCCATCCTTTTCTAGTCTTCATTATCAGGATGCTGGGAACTATGTCTGTGAAACTGCTCTTCAGGAGGttgagggactgaagaaaagggagTCGCTGACCCTCATCGTAGAAG GAAAACCTcaaatcaaaatgacaaagaaaactGATCCCAGTGGACTGTCTAAGACTATAATCTGCCATGTGGAAGGGTTTCCAAAGCCAGCTATACAGTGGACCATTACCGGCAGTGGAAGCGTCATAAACCAAGcaa AGGAGTCTCCTTATATTAATGGCAGGTATTATAGTAAAATTATCATTTCCCCTGAGGAGAATGTTACATTAACTTGCACAGCAGAAAACCAACTGGAGAGAACAGTAAACTCCCTGAATGTCTCTGCGA TAAGTATTCCAGAACACGATGAGGCAGACGATATAAGTG ATGAAAACAGAGAAAAGGTGAATGACCAGGCCAAACTAATTGTGGGCATTGTGGTTGGTCTCCTCCTCGCCGCCCTCGTCGCCGGTGTCGTCTACTGGCTGTACATGAAGAAATCGAA AACTGCATCAAAACATGTAAACAAGGACCTTGGTAATATGGAGGAGAATAAAAAGctagaagaaaacaatcacaaaacAGAAGCCTAA